GGCGCCAGCGAAGAGGTAGAGTACCACCGGGTAGGCCCCTATCCCCCTACCGCCGAAAAATAATAGGACCACCGAAGTTCGGCGCACCTGTTGCATGTAGCTAAAAGCCGAAGCCGCGCCCCTACCCCCCCAGCGCGGCGTATTGCGCCTCGGTGTCCACGTCAGTAGCACCGCCGGGGAAGTCTACGGTGGGCAAATGCGCATACTGCTGCAACAATTCACGTGCGCCGCTGGCCCCGCGCAGCGCCAGCAGCTGCGGAAATACTTCGCGGCCGAAGAGTGCGGGCACACCCTGCGTGCCCGCGTAAGTAGAGGCTACCACCGGCTGCCCGGTGGCCTGAAACTGCACGATGAGCCGGCCCAGCACGTCTTCCGTCAGTAGAGGCTGGTCGCAGAGGATGACGATAACCGCGTCTACGCGGGCGGCTTCGGCGGCGGTTTCCAGCTCGGCGAGGCCGGCGGCGATGCTGCCGCCCATGCCATCGGCCCAGGCATCGTTACGGACCACGTGGAAGGGCAGGCCCTCGATTTCGGGCAGCAGCTCATCGTGCAGCGCGCCGGTTACGAGCACCAGCGGGCGGCAGGGCGAGGCCACAGCCACCTCGGCGGCGTGGCGCAGGAGCGTCTGGCCCTGGTAGGGCAGCAGTTGCTTGGGCCGTGCTAGGCGTGAGGATGAGCCGGCGGCCAGTAGTAAAAGGCCCACCTGGGCAATGGGGTCGTGGTGCATAATTGGTGATTGAGCGGATTAAAAGAACGTCATGCTGATGAAGGAAGCATCTCGCCCGCGTAACTATCCTCAAACGTTAGGATTACTTACGCGGGCGAGATGCTTCCTTCATCAGCATGACGTTCTTTTAGCTTACCACCTCTCCCGTCAGCACCTTATCGGGCGTGAGGGGCAGCTCGCGCAGGCGCTTGCCGGTGGCGTTGAAGACGGCGTTGGCCACAGCGGCGGCCACGCCCACAATGCCCACTTCGCCGATACCTTTCACGCCCATCGCGTTGATGTAAGGGTCATGCTCGTCCACGAATTCTACAGTCATGTCGGGGATGTCGGCATTGACGGGGATGTGGTAGCTGGCCAGGTCGGCGTTGGTGTAACGGGCCAGGTGCGGGTCGCGGCGGGTGTCTTCCATCAGCACTGAGCCGATGCCGAAGATGGCCCCGCCCAGAATTTGCGAGCGGGCGGTTTGGGCATTCAGAATGCGGCCCGCCCCGATAACGCTCACCCACTTGCTCACGCGCACCGTGCCCAGGTCGGCATCGACCCGCACTTCGCAGAAGTGTGCCCCGAACGAGTGCATGGAGTGCTCGGCTTCGGGCTGCTTGCTACCCTGGTTGCCGGTGTCGGCGGGACTGCCCGAGCGGCCGGTTTCGTAGCCCGCGCCGTACTTGCCCTCGGCCATCCCCTCAATGTCACTCATCTCAGCGCGGTGCATGAGGTCGGCGTAGCTTTCACCTTTGTTAGGGTGTTTTTTAAGAAATAAGCGGCCTTTCTCTACCCCTACCTCATCAGGCTGGGCGCGGTGCAGAGGCGATTTTTTATCGGCCACGGCAATCTTGATTAGCTTCTGCCACACGTCGTTACACGCCAGAAAGACGCTCGACGACACCGTGCCCGCCGCCGTGGAGCCGCCCGAGCCGGTAGTGGACGGGAATTGCGTATCACCCAGCTCGAAGCGCACTTTTTCGAGGGGTAGGCCCAGCGAGTCGGCGGCTACCTGCGTCATCACGGTGTAGGTGCCGGTGCCGAGGTCGGTGGCGCCGGCCTGCACCACGGCGTGGCCATCGGCGTAGAGGCGGGCGCGGGCCGTGCCTTTGGTGCTGTGCACGGGGTAACTGGCCGTGGCCATGCCAATGCCCACTAGGTAGCGCCCGTCGCGGGTTTGGCCGGGGGTAGGGTTGCGCTTGCTCCAACCAATCAGCTCGGCCCCGCGGGCGTAGCACTGCTTCAGGCTCTTGCTGCTCCAGGGCTGGCCGGTGCTGTAGTCGTGGTCGGCGTAGTTGCGCAGCCGGATTTCAATCGGGTCTACCCCCACTTTATGGGCCAGGTCATCCATCGACGACTCAATGGCAAATGAGCCGGGCGCTTCGCCCGGTGCGCGCATAAAGGTGGCCGTCATCACGTTGGCCCGCGCCAGCTCGTACTGCGCCTCAAAAGCGGGCGTGGCGTAAAGCATATCCACGATTTTCGAGTTCGACTCGGCGTAGTCGTCCCAGGGCGAGGTGGTAGATTTTTTGGTGTGCAGCAGGGCGGTCAACTTGCCGTCGGCAGTCGCGCCCAGGCGCACGGTTTGCTGCTGGTCTTCGCGCTGGCCCATGCTCGTAAACATCTGGGGCCGGGTCAGCATCAGCTTCACTGGGCGGCCCACGGCCTTGGCGGCCTGCACCGTGAGGATAGTGTGCGGCCAGGTCGAGCCCTTGCAGCCGAAGCCGCCGCCGATAAACTTGGTTATGACGCGTACTTGCTCCTGGGGCAAACCGGTCATGGCAGCCAGCGTTTTCTGAGTGCGCGTAATGCCCTGCGACGACTCGTACACCGTGAGGCGGTCGGGCGCGTCCCACACGGCGGTAGTCGAGCCGGGCTCCATCGGGTTGTGGTTGTGCACCGGATGGTGGTAGGTGGCAGTCAGCTGGATAGCCGATTTATCAAAGGCCGCCTGCGCCCCGCCGCGCTGGGTGTGGCCGTCGGTTTTGCCGTCCTGCACCTTCTGCGGGTCAAACAGCTGCGCCCGCGGGTCGGTGAAATACGCGATGGGCTCGCCCTTTTGGTACGTCACTTTCACCAGGGTAGCGGCGTGGGTGGCGTGCTCCAGGGTGTCGGCCACGACCATTGCCACAGGCTGGGCAGCGTAGAAAATCTCGTCGCCGGTGAGGGGCATGAAGCCCATCGGCGCGCTGGTTTTCTTCTTGCCCTCGGGCGTGTCGGGGGTCACGGCCAGCTTGGGCAGGTTCTGGTGCGTGAGCACCGCAATA
The genomic region above belongs to Hymenobacter psoromatis and contains:
- a CDS encoding nucleotidyltransferase family protein, producing MHHDPIAQVGLLLLAAGSSSRLARPKQLLPYQGQTLLRHAAEVAVASPCRPLVLVTGALHDELLPEIEGLPFHVVRNDAWADGMGGSIAAGLAELETAAEAARVDAVIVILCDQPLLTEDVLGRLIVQFQATGQPVVASTYAGTQGVPALFGREVFPQLLALRGASGARELLQQYAHLPTVDFPGGATDVDTEAQYAALGG
- a CDS encoding xanthine dehydrogenase family protein molybdopterin-binding subunit; amino-acid sequence: MDPQFSEQPGGVVGKPIVRVDGRDKVTGKAKYSAEFPLPGLTYGVLATSPIAKGKILSIETAAAAREPGVIAVLTHQNLPKLAVTPDTPEGKKKTSAPMGFMPLTGDEIFYAAQPVAMVVADTLEHATHAATLVKVTYQKGEPIAYFTDPRAQLFDPQKVQDGKTDGHTQRGGAQAAFDKSAIQLTATYHHPVHNHNPMEPGSTTAVWDAPDRLTVYESSQGITRTQKTLAAMTGLPQEQVRVITKFIGGGFGCKGSTWPHTILTVQAAKAVGRPVKLMLTRPQMFTSMGQREDQQQTVRLGATADGKLTALLHTKKSTTSPWDDYAESNSKIVDMLYATPAFEAQYELARANVMTATFMRAPGEAPGSFAIESSMDDLAHKVGVDPIEIRLRNYADHDYSTGQPWSSKSLKQCYARGAELIGWSKRNPTPGQTRDGRYLVGIGMATASYPVHSTKGTARARLYADGHAVVQAGATDLGTGTYTVMTQVAADSLGLPLEKVRFELGDTQFPSTTGSGGSTAAGTVSSSVFLACNDVWQKLIKIAVADKKSPLHRAQPDEVGVEKGRLFLKKHPNKGESYADLMHRAEMSDIEGMAEGKYGAGYETGRSGSPADTGNQGSKQPEAEHSMHSFGAHFCEVRVDADLGTVRVSKWVSVIGAGRILNAQTARSQILGGAIFGIGSVLMEDTRRDPHLARYTNADLASYHIPVNADIPDMTVEFVDEHDPYINAMGVKGIGEVGIVGVAAAVANAVFNATGKRLRELPLTPDKVLTGEVVS